From one Paenibacillus sp. FSL K6-1330 genomic stretch:
- the panD gene encoding aspartate 1-decarboxylase: MFRTMMKSKIHRATVTEANLNYVGSITIDEDLMEAADLLENEKVQIVNNNNGARLETYVIKGERGSGVICLNGAAARLVQPGDNVIIISYAMMSKEEYDNHTPTVVIVDEMNKPVNTEYREVHAAVL, from the coding sequence ATGTTTAGAACAATGATGAAATCCAAAATCCACCGCGCAACGGTGACGGAAGCCAATCTGAACTATGTGGGCAGCATTACCATTGATGAGGATCTAATGGAGGCTGCAGACCTTTTGGAGAATGAAAAAGTTCAAATCGTGAACAATAACAATGGCGCCCGTTTGGAAACGTACGTGATCAAAGGCGAACGCGGCAGTGGTGTGATTTGTCTGAACGGGGCAGCTGCAAGGCTTGTACAGCCTGGCGACAACGTCATTATCATTTCTTATGCCATGATGTCTAAAGAGGAATACGACAATCATACCCCGACGGTTGTGATCGTTGACGAAATGAATAAGCCGGTTAATACGGAATATCGTGAGGTTCACGCCGCGGTTCTCTAA
- the dinG gene encoding ATP-dependent DNA helicase DinG yields MKFAVLDFETTGNQSADEIIQVGLAIIEEDRSISRVYGTYVNPGIPIPPFITGLTGISDSDVADAPSLEEMMMELVPMLDDVVLVGHNVAFDFNFLQNALDRCGYLPFSGRILDTMHFLKICFPSLPSYQLGMVSSHFGLEHDRPHQADSDALATAYALLKCLEEIDELPLLTVQRLSDLFADEDSDLAWFFDGIRADREFQAVQAGDTHTYYRQFALAVDDWNDIAPARDESEPNPLADVSFEQYMNDVRERLKETLPHYESRDAQDMMFQEVMQALDDNKHLLIEAGTGTGKSLGYLLPSIYQSVKQEQKVMVSTHTINLQEQLRDRDIPLLTQVVPFPFKAAIFKGRGHYLCLRKFEHKINRRDFHSPKEDVITAAQMLVWLTQTENGDDEELNFGGRGGDFWETISSDSDSCLGRACPWFRKCYYHRAKHEAGIADVVITNHSKLFTDVKANHQLLPSYERLVIDEAHHLEDVAGKHLGLQMKYFSVVHTLTRMYKDSRSGQLPALRQLLQASSHEKAVEWSSIIDRIYPDLITAKENWDRLSDQLFGLLPERGDATPGDAGQFSLRLSPLKKPKDWDSLAELEHQIHVTLGDVVRKGDKLIAEMKEDLDDYSADSLLTDLSGLFKDLAAHREDLRSFMALNDEGTVYWMEANGNFRGKSLQLYAVPVDVSTHLKELFFDKKQSVILTSATLSVDKSFQFMIENLGLQEAADSGNLNTVLLPSPFNYREQALLVVPRDFPSVKGSVGDALFVNTLVQSLADTAIATHGRMLVLFTSYRMLRQVHEPLKEALASSDITVLGQGMDGTSRTKLIRRFQDSSASVLLGTSSFWEGVDIPGEALTCLAIVRLPFQPPNHPLVEAKSELLQQQKKNPFMKLSVPQAVIRFKQGFGRLVRTAQDKGIVIVYDTRVIESYYGKYFLYSLPGPKMEHMPTEGIVPRISEWLQEEAGIENQAE; encoded by the coding sequence ATGAAATTTGCCGTATTGGATTTTGAAACCACGGGCAACCAGTCAGCAGATGAGATCATTCAGGTTGGACTGGCCATCATCGAAGAGGATCGAAGCATCTCCCGCGTATACGGCACCTATGTCAATCCCGGGATTCCGATCCCTCCTTTTATTACCGGTTTGACCGGCATTTCCGACAGTGATGTAGCGGATGCTCCGTCATTGGAAGAAATGATGATGGAACTCGTGCCCATGCTCGACGATGTCGTATTGGTTGGGCATAATGTCGCTTTTGATTTTAACTTTTTGCAAAATGCACTCGATCGCTGCGGCTATTTACCGTTCAGCGGCCGAATTCTAGATACGATGCACTTCTTAAAAATATGTTTTCCCTCGCTGCCTTCTTATCAGCTCGGGATGGTCTCCTCTCATTTCGGTCTGGAGCATGACCGTCCGCATCAGGCGGACAGCGATGCGCTTGCCACAGCCTATGCGCTGCTGAAATGCCTGGAGGAGATCGATGAGCTTCCTCTCCTTACCGTGCAGCGGTTAAGCGACCTGTTTGCCGACGAGGACAGCGACTTGGCCTGGTTCTTTGACGGCATCCGTGCTGACAGGGAGTTCCAGGCTGTACAAGCCGGAGACACCCATACGTACTATCGTCAATTTGCCCTGGCCGTTGACGATTGGAACGATATTGCGCCTGCCAGGGATGAGTCGGAGCCTAATCCGCTGGCGGATGTAAGCTTCGAGCAATACATGAATGATGTCCGTGAACGTCTAAAGGAAACGCTGCCTCATTATGAGAGCAGGGATGCCCAGGACATGATGTTTCAGGAAGTGATGCAGGCCCTCGATGACAATAAACATTTATTGATCGAAGCCGGCACGGGAACAGGCAAATCCCTCGGGTATTTGCTGCCGTCGATTTATCAAAGCGTGAAGCAGGAACAGAAGGTTATGGTGAGCACGCATACAATCAACCTTCAAGAACAGCTGCGTGACCGGGATATTCCCCTGCTCACCCAGGTTGTTCCTTTTCCTTTTAAAGCGGCTATTTTCAAGGGAAGAGGCCATTATTTGTGTTTGAGAAAATTTGAACATAAAATAAATAGAAGAGATTTTCATTCCCCGAAGGAAGATGTGATCACCGCGGCGCAGATGCTGGTCTGGCTGACCCAGACGGAGAACGGGGATGATGAAGAACTGAACTTTGGCGGTCGCGGAGGGGATTTCTGGGAGACGATCTCCAGTGATTCGGATTCCTGCCTTGGCCGTGCCTGCCCATGGTTCCGCAAATGCTACTATCACAGGGCTAAACATGAAGCGGGCATCGCGGATGTTGTCATTACGAACCATTCGAAGCTGTTCACTGACGTAAAAGCGAATCATCAGCTGCTTCCGAGTTATGAGCGTCTCGTCATTGATGAAGCGCATCATCTGGAGGACGTCGCTGGCAAGCACCTTGGCTTGCAGATGAAATATTTTTCGGTGGTCCATACGTTGACTCGTATGTACAAAGACAGCCGCAGCGGTCAGCTTCCGGCTCTTCGCCAGCTGCTGCAAGCATCGTCGCATGAGAAGGCTGTCGAGTGGTCCTCCATCATAGACCGGATTTATCCGGATCTGATCACCGCAAAAGAGAATTGGGACCGGCTCAGCGATCAATTGTTCGGACTACTTCCGGAACGCGGAGACGCGACTCCGGGGGATGCCGGTCAATTCTCGCTTCGCTTATCGCCTCTGAAGAAGCCGAAGGATTGGGATTCGCTGGCCGAGTTGGAGCATCAAATTCATGTGACGCTGGGCGATGTCGTTCGCAAGGGTGACAAGCTGATCGCCGAGATGAAGGAAGATCTGGACGACTACAGCGCGGACAGTTTGTTAACAGACCTATCGGGTCTGTTTAAGGACCTGGCCGCACACCGCGAGGACCTGAGGTCCTTCATGGCTCTGAATGATGAAGGCACGGTATACTGGATGGAGGCTAACGGGAATTTCCGCGGCAAATCGCTGCAGCTTTATGCAGTGCCTGTCGATGTTAGCACCCACTTGAAGGAATTGTTTTTTGACAAGAAACAAAGCGTGATCCTGACATCGGCGACCTTGTCGGTGGATAAATCGTTTCAGTTCATGATCGAGAACTTGGGTCTTCAGGAAGCGGCAGATAGCGGCAACTTGAACACGGTTCTGCTGCCGTCCCCGTTTAATTACAGGGAGCAGGCCCTCCTTGTCGTGCCGCGCGATTTTCCGAGCGTGAAGGGCTCGGTCGGGGATGCACTCTTTGTGAATACACTTGTGCAATCATTGGCCGATACGGCAATCGCTACGCATGGCCGCATGCTTGTGCTGTTCACTTCGTACCGCATGCTGCGTCAGGTTCACGAGCCGTTGAAGGAGGCGCTGGCATCCAGCGATATTACGGTACTGGGACAAGGGATGGACGGAACCAGCCGTACCAAGTTAATCCGGAGATTCCAGGATAGCAGTGCTTCGGTCCTGCTGGGTACGAGCTCCTTCTGGGAAGGGGTAGACATACCCGGGGAGGCGCTCACTTGCCTTGCGATCGTCCGGCTGCCGTTCCAGCCGCCGAATCATCCCTTGGTCGAAGCCAAGAGCGAATTGCTGCAGCAGCAGAAGAAGAACCCGTTCATGAAACTTTCGGTTCCGCAAGCGGTCATTCGCTTCAAACAGGGATTTGGCCGACTGGTGCGGACCGCGCAAGATAAGGGGATTGTCATTGTCTACGATACCCGGGTCATTGAATCCTATTACGGGAAATATTTCTTATATTCTTTGCCGGGGCCGAAGATGGAGCATATGCCGACAGAGGGGATCGTTCCCCGAATTTCGGAATGGCTGCAGGAAGAGGCAGGCATAGAGAACCAAGCTGAATAA
- a CDS encoding redox-sensing transcriptional repressor Rex, protein MKSEKISEAVVRRLPVYLRYLNELQKREVSTVSSQELGQKLDLNPAQIRKDLAYFGDFGRKGIGYDVSYLIEKIRQILKLDQKINVALIGAGNLGHALSNYNAFLKDNMKIVAVFDSYSPKVGMKINNLVVQPMEELEKTVHEYGIRIGIITVPDFEAQNVANQLIAAGIEAILNFAPTILKAPSHIRIHTADFTTDLQSLAYYLDNGKEDAAHDDNEVDG, encoded by the coding sequence ATGAAATCGGAAAAAATTTCGGAAGCCGTGGTCCGCAGATTACCTGTATACTTGCGCTATTTGAATGAGCTTCAGAAAAGGGAGGTCTCCACGGTTTCCTCCCAGGAACTGGGACAAAAACTGGACCTCAATCCTGCTCAAATTCGTAAGGACCTAGCGTATTTCGGTGATTTTGGACGGAAAGGGATCGGATATGACGTATCTTATCTGATCGAGAAAATTCGCCAGATTCTAAAGCTGGACCAGAAGATCAATGTCGCATTGATTGGGGCCGGTAATCTTGGACATGCATTATCGAATTACAATGCATTTCTGAAGGACAATATGAAGATTGTGGCGGTTTTCGATTCGTATTCTCCCAAAGTTGGTATGAAAATTAACAATTTGGTTGTACAGCCGATGGAGGAACTGGAGAAGACGGTTCATGAGTACGGCATTCGTATCGGGATAATCACCGTTCCGGATTTTGAAGCGCAGAATGTAGCCAATCAGCTTATCGCCGCAGGCATCGAGGCTATCCTGAATTTTGCGCCAACCATCCTGAAAGCCCCATCCCATATCCGGATTCATACGGCTGATTTTACTACAGATTTGCAGAGTTTGGCCTATTATTTGGATAACGGCAAGGAGGATGCAGCACATGACGATAACGAAGTGGATGGTTAA
- a CDS encoding amidohydrolase — protein MTITKWMVKNGTFAVLEEGRSVLRGYMVVENDRITYLGEEEPTVQEGTEVIDGTHLFFLPGLVNTHGHAAMSLLRGYGDDLTLQVWLQEKMWPMEAKFTADDVYWGTALSVLEMIKGGTTTFVDMYDHMDQVAKVVQDSGMRGVLMRGVIGLCPPEVQQQKLDEAVAFAKDWHGKADGRITTMISPHAPYTCPPDFIEKFVQASHDLNLPLHTHMSETETEVAQNVKDYGLRPVAHLEKLGMFSRPTLLAHAVHLTDEEIEILAKHQVMVSHNPGSNLKLASGIARVPALLKAGVTVSLGTDGPASNNNLDMFEEMRLAALIHKGVSGDPTAIPASEALRMGTEYGARSAFIEDIGTLAVGMKADMIALNTDQAHFLPRTDYISHAIYSASAKDVEHVWVDGKQVVKNGASLTLDEERIRREAQRAFERLTTL, from the coding sequence ATGACGATAACGAAGTGGATGGTTAAGAACGGAACGTTTGCGGTATTAGAGGAAGGAAGATCCGTGTTACGCGGATATATGGTTGTGGAGAATGACCGGATAACCTATCTGGGTGAAGAAGAGCCAACCGTCCAAGAGGGAACAGAAGTTATCGACGGAACTCATCTGTTTTTCCTACCGGGGTTAGTGAACACGCACGGACATGCGGCGATGTCCCTGCTCCGCGGTTATGGCGACGATCTGACACTGCAGGTATGGCTTCAGGAAAAAATGTGGCCTATGGAAGCCAAATTCACGGCCGACGATGTATACTGGGGAACCGCACTCTCCGTGCTGGAGATGATCAAAGGCGGAACCACGACATTTGTGGATATGTATGATCATATGGATCAGGTTGCCAAGGTTGTGCAGGACTCAGGAATGCGCGGCGTCCTGATGCGCGGCGTCATCGGATTGTGTCCGCCTGAGGTGCAGCAGCAGAAGCTGGATGAGGCGGTGGCATTCGCAAAAGACTGGCATGGCAAGGCTGACGGGAGAATTACGACGATGATTTCCCCGCATGCACCTTATACGTGCCCCCCGGATTTCATCGAAAAATTCGTTCAGGCATCGCATGATTTGAATCTGCCTTTGCATACGCATATGTCCGAAACGGAAACGGAAGTAGCTCAGAATGTAAAAGACTACGGACTTCGCCCTGTTGCCCATTTGGAGAAGCTTGGCATGTTCTCCCGTCCAACGCTGCTTGCGCATGCCGTCCATCTGACCGATGAAGAAATCGAAATCCTGGCCAAGCATCAAGTTATGGTGTCGCATAATCCAGGCAGCAATTTGAAGCTTGCCAGCGGCATCGCTCGCGTGCCTGCACTGCTGAAAGCCGGCGTAACGGTGTCGCTGGGTACCGATGGACCTGCGAGTAACAATAACCTGGATATGTTTGAAGAGATGCGACTGGCTGCACTGATCCATAAAGGGGTAAGCGGGGACCCAACAGCCATTCCAGCATCCGAAGCGCTTCGGATGGGAACAGAGTATGGAGCCCGATCGGCGTTCATTGAGGATATCGGCACACTTGCGGTAGGAATGAAAGCAGATATGATCGCACTGAACACGGATCAAGCGCACTTCCTTCCACGGACCGATTATATTTCACACGCTATCTACTCAGCCAGTGCGAAGGATGTAGAGCATGTATGGGTTGACGGCAAGCAGGTAGTGAAGAATGGCGCGAGTCTTACTCTTGATGAGGAACGTATCCGCCGGGAAGCGCAGCGTGCCTTTGAGCGTCTTACAACCCTCTAG
- a CDS encoding DUF5590 domain-containing protein produces the protein MKKKTKWILLSVSSVLLLLLGLQLYYSYVMKDTWNEERMAIVAAKQHGQLVTSGKTYKSVWGEDNNYWVVSGKDQDNQDRMVWVKFTDDNVPVEGADAVQSVLLKTGMSEAQMRDQIYNELPGVEIKRLLPGMYEGEYAWQLQYEHNGQRGYRFYRFQDGNTIGNDIILPNQ, from the coding sequence TTGAAGAAAAAAACGAAGTGGATTTTGCTGAGTGTGTCCAGCGTGCTGCTGTTGCTGCTTGGTTTACAGCTCTATTATTCATATGTTATGAAAGATACTTGGAATGAAGAAAGAATGGCAATTGTTGCCGCGAAGCAGCATGGCCAATTGGTTACATCCGGGAAGACCTATAAATCGGTGTGGGGCGAGGATAATAACTATTGGGTAGTAAGCGGGAAGGATCAAGACAATCAAGATCGTATGGTATGGGTGAAATTTACGGATGACAACGTACCTGTTGAAGGTGCTGACGCTGTCCAGTCCGTTTTATTGAAAACGGGAATGTCAGAAGCCCAGATGCGGGATCAGATCTATAACGAATTGCCTGGCGTTGAAATTAAGCGGTTGCTGCCTGGAATGTATGAGGGCGAGTATGCATGGCAGCTGCAGTATGAACACAACGGTCAGCGCGGCTATCGGTTTTATCGTTTTCAGGATGGTAACACCATCGGGAATGACATTATTCTTCCAAATCAATAA
- a CDS encoding AAA family ATPase, protein MPKLAKEIMLGFIPVLLVFLVFVGVNIVPLLIAAGLVGGLLFIAKMKGGIAVGAGNERKRKKSGPAKLTFEEIGGQDNAKQELREALDFLIRHEDIKKFGIRPLKGILLTGPPGTGKTLMAKAAAHYTDSIFVAASGSEFVEMYVGVGAGRIRDLFKDARNRATKENKQNAIIFIDEIDVIGGKREGGQQREYDQTLNQLLTEMDGIYSQDTPRILVIAATNRKEMLDSALLRPGRFDRHIQVDLPDKKGRTHILNLHAGNKPLHEDVDLEKIAEEAYGFSGAQLESVMNEAAIYTMRENEQFIHQRHLSMAIDKVMMGERSDRESNLEEKKRVAIHELGHAIMAELVRPGSVKQVALSPRGKALGYVRHNPQEEQYLYTKSFLEEQIMIALGGAAAEEIFYGGRSTGSSNDFEQSLNIVETMMKSGLTSLGIVNMNMVTTEELMKENNVILEELMNRTKNLLGQKRPIFDNSLDILLKEEILSGEQFRCQFRENALLPA, encoded by the coding sequence ATGCCTAAATTAGCTAAAGAAATCATGTTAGGCTTTATTCCCGTATTACTGGTATTCCTTGTATTTGTCGGTGTGAACATCGTGCCCTTGCTCATCGCTGCAGGACTTGTAGGCGGCTTGTTGTTTATCGCTAAAATGAAAGGCGGTATTGCTGTAGGCGCAGGGAATGAGCGCAAGCGGAAAAAGAGCGGACCTGCCAAGCTGACGTTCGAAGAAATCGGCGGGCAGGATAATGCTAAACAAGAACTGCGAGAAGCATTGGATTTTCTGATTCGTCATGAAGACATTAAGAAATTCGGCATTCGTCCATTGAAGGGCATTCTCCTAACCGGGCCTCCGGGAACAGGGAAGACGTTGATGGCGAAAGCCGCTGCCCATTATACGGATTCGATCTTTGTTGCTGCATCCGGCAGTGAATTTGTTGAGATGTACGTCGGTGTTGGTGCGGGGCGCATCCGGGATTTGTTTAAGGATGCCCGGAATCGTGCGACAAAAGAAAACAAACAAAACGCCATCATCTTCATCGATGAGATCGATGTCATTGGCGGTAAACGCGAAGGCGGCCAGCAGCGCGAGTATGACCAGACGCTGAATCAGCTGCTAACCGAGATGGATGGCATCTATTCACAGGATACTCCTCGCATTCTGGTTATCGCCGCAACAAACCGGAAAGAAATGCTGGATAGCGCACTGCTGCGTCCAGGCCGATTCGACCGTCATATTCAAGTAGATCTTCCGGATAAGAAGGGACGCACTCATATCTTGAATCTGCATGCGGGTAATAAGCCGCTGCATGAAGATGTTGACTTGGAGAAAATCGCCGAGGAAGCTTACGGCTTCTCGGGTGCACAGCTTGAGAGCGTCATGAATGAAGCAGCCATTTATACGATGCGTGAGAATGAGCAGTTTATCCATCAGCGTCACTTGTCCATGGCGATTGACAAGGTCATGATGGGTGAGCGTTCTGATCGCGAATCGAATTTAGAAGAGAAGAAGCGCGTTGCCATCCATGAATTGGGACATGCTATCATGGCAGAGCTTGTGCGTCCCGGCAGTGTGAAACAAGTTGCCCTCAGCCCGCGTGGTAAGGCACTTGGTTATGTTCGTCATAACCCGCAGGAGGAACAATATCTGTACACAAAATCCTTCCTGGAAGAGCAAATTATGATCGCGCTTGGCGGTGCGGCCGCCGAAGAGATCTTTTACGGGGGTCGAAGCACAGGTTCAAGCAATGACTTTGAGCAATCGCTGAACATCGTGGAGACGATGATGAAGTCGGGTTTGACGTCGCTGGGCATTGTTAACATGAATATGGTAACAACTGAAGAGTTAATGAAAGAGAATAATGTGATTTTGGAAGAGTTAATGAACCGCACTAAGAATCTCTTGGGACAAAAACGGCCAATATTCGACAATTCTCTTGATATCCTTTTAAAGGAAGAAATCCTCTCTGGGGAACAATTTCGTTGTCAATTTCGTGAAAACGCGCTTTTACCAGCATAA
- a CDS encoding 3-hydroxyacyl-CoA dehydrogenase NAD-binding domain-containing protein: MYFKKIGVVGGGTMGQGIAEMLAAKGLDVLLVEKTPEKLDYSYRMIETSLDKQLEKWGITQAEKKLILNRIQKVTHFAELSTCDMVIETIIEDLEAKKEVFSQLDQVCPSHVILASNTSTLSLTELASSTKYPERVIGMHFIHPVSKVDLVEIIRGLKTSEHTFTETKRFVEEVSDKKGIMVYESPGFVTTRMITLMINEAMHLLQEGVASAEDIDDAMRIGYNFQHGPLEMADRFGLDSILAALERMFREYGELKYRPSIVLKKLVRAGQLGVKTGEGFFKYDKDGDRV; this comes from the coding sequence ATGTACTTCAAAAAAATCGGCGTTGTAGGCGGCGGGACTATGGGGCAGGGCATTGCGGAGATGCTGGCAGCCAAAGGTCTTGACGTACTGCTCGTAGAGAAAACTCCAGAGAAACTGGACTATTCATACCGAATGATCGAGACCAGTCTAGATAAACAATTGGAGAAGTGGGGAATTACCCAGGCAGAGAAGAAACTTATACTGAACCGGATTCAAAAAGTAACTCATTTTGCCGAGCTTAGCACCTGCGATATGGTGATTGAGACCATAATAGAGGACTTGGAAGCGAAGAAAGAGGTATTTTCACAGCTTGATCAAGTATGTCCGAGCCATGTGATATTAGCAAGTAATACATCCACGCTTAGTTTGACAGAGCTCGCCAGCTCTACCAAATATCCTGAGCGTGTTATTGGCATGCACTTCATTCATCCTGTTTCCAAGGTAGACCTTGTTGAAATCATCCGCGGCCTGAAAACTTCGGAACATACGTTTACAGAAACAAAACGCTTTGTTGAAGAAGTTTCGGATAAAAAAGGCATCATGGTGTATGAGTCTCCAGGTTTCGTTACAACCCGCATGATTACCCTCATGATCAACGAAGCGATGCATCTGCTGCAGGAAGGCGTGGCTTCGGCGGAAGATATCGATGACGCGATGAGAATCGGATATAACTTCCAGCATGGACCGCTTGAGATGGCCGACCGTTTCGGCTTGGATTCCATCCTCGCTGCGCTGGAACGCATGTTCCGCGAGTACGGCGAACTGAAATACCGTCCATCGATTGTCTTGAAGAAACTGGTCCGCGCAGGGCAACTGGGCGTCAAAACCGGAGAAGGCTTTTTCAAGTACGATAAGGATGGTGACCGGGTATGA
- a CDS encoding acetate kinase, whose amino-acid sequence MNILVINAGSSSLKYQLYNMTDESVLAKGLVERIGMDSSILTHKPTGKQDVTEVSEILEHTTAIRKVLGMLTNEEHGVIDSIESIQAVGHRVVHGGESFKESALVDSDAKAEIRRLFDLAPLHNPASMMGIKAAETNMPGVPQVVVFDTAFHQTMPEKSYLYAIPRVLYNKYKVRRYGAHGTSHAYVSQAAAEFLNRPLEDLKIITCHIGNGASLTAVKGGKSIDTSMGMTPLEGLMMGTRSGDLDPAIVPFVMNKEELTVNEVNSMLNKHSGLLAISGISSDMREITEGMEKGDPSSTLAFEMYEYRVRKYIGSYAAAMNGVDVIVFTAGVGENSIVLRQRVLEQLTYLGVELDEELNSIRSGEPRRISAANSKVEVLVVPTNEELVIARDTHRIVQASNR is encoded by the coding sequence ATGAATATTCTCGTAATTAATGCAGGTAGTTCTTCACTGAAGTATCAACTGTACAACATGACGGATGAATCCGTATTGGCAAAAGGCTTGGTTGAGCGGATCGGTATGGATTCCTCGATTCTGACGCATAAGCCGACGGGAAAACAGGATGTTACGGAAGTCAGCGAAATTCTGGAGCATACCACGGCGATCCGCAAAGTGCTGGGCATGCTTACAAACGAGGAGCACGGTGTGATCGATTCTATCGAAAGCATTCAGGCCGTTGGACACCGCGTAGTGCACGGCGGGGAATCTTTTAAAGAATCTGCGCTCGTTGACAGTGATGCCAAAGCGGAAATCCGTCGCTTGTTCGATTTGGCTCCGCTGCACAATCCCGCATCGATGATGGGGATTAAGGCAGCAGAAACCAATATGCCGGGCGTTCCGCAGGTCGTTGTATTTGATACGGCGTTCCATCAGACGATGCCGGAGAAATCATACCTGTACGCTATTCCGAGAGTACTTTATAATAAATATAAAGTACGTCGTTACGGTGCGCACGGTACATCTCACGCCTATGTCAGCCAGGCAGCGGCAGAATTCCTGAACCGGCCACTGGAGGATCTGAAGATCATTACCTGCCATATCGGTAACGGTGCTTCCCTGACAGCAGTAAAAGGCGGGAAATCCATCGACACTTCCATGGGGATGACCCCGCTGGAAGGGCTCATGATGGGTACGCGCAGCGGTGATTTGGACCCGGCAATCGTACCGTTTGTAATGAACAAGGAAGAGCTGACCGTCAATGAAGTGAACTCCATGCTGAACAAGCATAGCGGACTGTTGGCTATCTCCGGAATCAGCAGTGATATGCGTGAGATTACGGAAGGCATGGAAAAAGGCGATCCGAGCTCCACGTTGGCCTTTGAAATGTATGAGTATCGTGTTCGTAAATACATCGGGTCTTACGCTGCTGCCATGAATGGCGTGGATGTCATTGTATTTACTGCGGGCGTCGGCGAGAATTCGATCGTCCTTCGTCAAAGAGTGCTTGAGCAGCTTACCTATCTCGGAGTAGAATTGGATGAGGAGCTGAACAGCATTCGTTCCGGCGAGCCACGCCGTATTTCTGCGGCGAATTCGAAGGTCGAGGTACTTGTGGTCCCTACCAACGAAGAACTGGTTATTGCTCGGGATACGCATCGTATCGTACAAGCTTCCAACCGTTAA
- the asnS gene encoding asparagine--tRNA ligase, whose product MATKSVIRNVNQHVGETVTIGAWINNKRSSGKIQFLQLRDGSGYIQGVVVKSEVSEQVWDDAKSLTQESSLYVTGVIREEPRSQSGYEMTVTGIEIIHLTENYPITPKEHGVDYLMDHRHLWLRTQKQRAIMVIRAEIIRAVQDYFDTNGFTLVDPPILTPTSAEGTTNLFHTKYFDEDAYLTQSGQLYMEAAAMALGKVYSFGPTFRAEKSKTRRHLIEFWMIEPEMAFTDHEESLRVQEQFISHVVQSVVKNCRQELETIGRDISKLEAIQAPFPRITYDEAIEFLHTQDFDIPWGEDFGAPHETAIAEKYDKPVFITHYPAGIKAFYMKPDPNRPEVVLCADMIAPEGYGEIIGGSQRIDDPQLLEERFKEHDLSMETYQWYMDLRKYGTVPHSGFGLGLERTVAWICGLDHVRETIPFPRTLYRLYP is encoded by the coding sequence ATGGCCACCAAAAGTGTGATTCGTAACGTCAACCAGCATGTCGGTGAGACCGTCACAATCGGCGCCTGGATCAACAACAAGCGTTCCAGCGGGAAGATTCAATTCCTGCAGCTTCGCGATGGGTCCGGATATATCCAGGGTGTTGTTGTGAAGAGCGAAGTATCCGAACAAGTATGGGATGACGCGAAAAGCCTGACACAAGAAAGCTCTTTGTATGTGACGGGTGTTATACGTGAAGAGCCGCGGAGCCAATCGGGTTATGAGATGACGGTTACCGGCATTGAAATTATACATCTTACGGAAAACTATCCGATTACGCCTAAAGAGCATGGTGTCGATTATTTGATGGACCATCGTCATCTGTGGCTTCGTACACAGAAACAACGTGCGATCATGGTGATCCGTGCTGAAATTATCCGTGCGGTTCAAGATTACTTTGATACCAATGGATTTACGCTTGTGGATCCGCCGATTTTGACCCCAACTTCCGCGGAGGGTACAACCAACCTGTTCCACACGAAGTATTTTGATGAGGATGCCTATTTGACCCAGAGCGGACAGTTGTACATGGAAGCTGCCGCCATGGCGCTCGGTAAGGTATACTCCTTCGGGCCGACGTTCCGTGCCGAGAAGTCCAAAACCCGCCGTCACCTGATCGAGTTCTGGATGATTGAGCCTGAGATGGCCTTCACAGACCATGAGGAGAGCCTTCGCGTGCAGGAGCAGTTCATTAGTCATGTGGTGCAATCCGTGGTTAAAAACTGCCGCCAGGAGCTTGAAACGATCGGTCGCGACATTTCGAAGCTGGAGGCGATCCAGGCACCATTTCCGCGGATTACGTACGATGAGGCCATTGAATTCCTGCATACGCAAGATTTTGATATTCCTTGGGGTGAAGACTTTGGCGCGCCCCACGAAACAGCTATTGCTGAGAAGTATGACAAACCGGTCTTTATTACGCACTACCCGGCGGGAATCAAGGCTTTCTATATGAAGCCGGATCCGAATCGTCCGGAAGTCGTACTTTGTGCGGATATGATCGCTCCGGAAGGTTATGGCGAGATTATTGGCGGATCGCAGCGGATAGACGATCCACAGCTGCTTGAAGAGCGCTTCAAGGAGCATGATCTGTCGATGGAAACCTATCAATGGTATATGGATTTGCGTAAATACGGCACCGTGCCTCATTCCGGCTTCGGTTTAGGTCTTGAGCGTACCGTTGCCTGGATTTGCGGCTTGGACCATGTGCGTGAAACGATTCCGTTCCCACGGACCCTGTACCGGTTGTATCCGTAA